One window of Verrucomicrobiota bacterium genomic DNA carries:
- a CDS encoding RluA family pseudouridine synthase has protein sequence MNYPPVKLSSPATKEFWEIPVLYEDADLLALCKPACLLSSPDRYDPLRPNLMRLLHDGITAGKPWARERGLTYLMNAHRLDFETSGVMLMAKSKPVLVELANLFGSLKPVKTYVALVHGQPVTATWTVDAALAMHPAKVGVMRIDRKQGKKSITEFETVEVFRGWTLVRCRPLTGRTHQIRVHLQCCGVPICGDKVYGGHPLNLSQLKEEYRLKGDKVERPLLSTVALHAERLELNHPVTQAPVVITAPWPKDLNVALKFLRRYATR, from the coding sequence ATGAACTATCCGCCCGTCAAACTTTCGTCGCCTGCCACCAAGGAATTCTGGGAAATCCCGGTGCTTTACGAGGATGCGGACTTGTTAGCCTTATGCAAGCCGGCCTGCCTGCTCAGTTCCCCGGATCGTTATGATCCCCTGCGCCCCAACCTCATGCGCCTGCTGCATGACGGCATTACCGCCGGGAAACCGTGGGCGCGCGAGCGCGGGCTGACGTATCTGATGAACGCGCACCGGCTGGACTTCGAGACCAGCGGGGTGATGTTAATGGCCAAAAGCAAGCCCGTGCTGGTGGAACTCGCCAACTTGTTCGGATCCTTGAAACCGGTGAAAACCTACGTAGCCTTGGTCCACGGGCAACCCGTTACTGCCACTTGGACGGTGGATGCCGCGCTGGCCATGCATCCCGCCAAGGTGGGCGTGATGCGGATAGACCGCAAGCAAGGGAAGAAATCCATCACCGAATTTGAAACGGTGGAAGTTTTTCGTGGCTGGACCCTGGTGCGCTGCCGCCCCCTGACGGGGCGCACACACCAGATCCGGGTTCACCTGCAATGCTGCGGGGTGCCGATTTGCGGCGATAAAGTGTATGGCGGCCACCCGTTAAATCTCTCGCAGTTGAAAGAGGAATACCGGCTGAAGGGGGACAAAGTTGAGCGCCCGCTGCTCTCCACCGTCGCCCTGCATGCGGAACGCTTGGAACTAAACCACCCGGTAACGCAGGCACCGGTGGTCATCACCGCCCCCTGGCCCAAGGATCTGAACGTGGCATTAAAGTTCCTGCGGCGTTACGCGACCCGATAA
- a CDS encoding right-handed parallel beta-helix repeat-containing protein, whose amino-acid sequence MKLIGLICYETAWRMAGVGALLCGGLVVTASARELWVQAGAAAGGVGSPAQPFATISAAAKSVLPGDTILVRQGTYAETVTLQGAGTPEKPIALRAAPGERVVLSGFTPIQGWQREAGEVYSATIEGPIADLYVGLTPQPVSRWPGAEQPMRSVKEPDAGAATFKDGAGPGTGWPAEVVARPQSLMAFVYVARGNYFSTVGVKGLEAAGGVVKLGDARVCATLQGKGGRYQLVNHPRLITQVGQWAFVELDAPRVRVYFRPAAVADLERTQYRRAAQRLLLVSGREGHPATQITVAGLEVCGSGGVGVEVTGASHVNIQGCIVHNNQRNGISVRRCEEIQLQNNIVVANANGVGVISSKNVLVQQNEIALNLVDGVDIAGNVSGKPDGEPESQDITVRRNYIHHHLLLGHPDNLQTYRGVHRLVVEDNVLLWGGQGIMTEEIDGSTIRNSIIVGTAAIAVIFGHGNSHDWTIEQSTIGLGGYGAFSFTGHQYRLNRSIVWNNPLTLAETLTSQENLLYQQDAKLPIYLVTKPKWRSLFTPEEAAALGREAHSRRANPQFRAAPLFQAAVRWDDANTRSRLTLRAPAKFEIGDQIEINGDGLLRRVTKADENVVQFEPPLPAAPFRDALIWNWKQAATTTLDLRPTPTSPALAIGPSQQPCGANLDIPAFQRGDFNQTGKRELPELPSDLKHALPNPNAIVLPLHGN is encoded by the coding sequence ATGAAGCTCATTGGATTGATTTGCTATGAGACGGCTTGGCGCATGGCCGGGGTCGGCGCGCTGTTGTGCGGCGGGCTGGTTGTTACCGCCAGTGCCAGGGAGTTGTGGGTGCAGGCCGGCGCGGCGGCCGGTGGGGTGGGCTCGCCCGCCCAACCGTTTGCCACCATCAGCGCGGCGGCCAAGTCGGTGCTGCCGGGGGATACGATTCTGGTCCGCCAAGGCACGTACGCGGAAACGGTGACGCTCCAGGGGGCGGGCACGCCGGAGAAACCCATCGCCCTGCGCGCCGCGCCGGGGGAACGGGTGGTGTTGTCCGGGTTCACCCCCATCCAAGGCTGGCAACGGGAGGCGGGAGAGGTTTACAGCGCCACGATCGAGGGGCCCATTGCCGATTTGTATGTGGGGCTGACGCCGCAGCCGGTCTCGCGCTGGCCCGGAGCTGAGCAGCCCATGCGCTCGGTGAAGGAGCCGGATGCCGGAGCCGCGACGTTCAAGGACGGCGCGGGGCCGGGCACCGGTTGGCCGGCGGAGGTGGTCGCCCGCCCGCAATCGCTGATGGCGTTTGTGTATGTGGCGCGGGGGAATTATTTCTCGACGGTCGGGGTCAAGGGATTGGAGGCGGCGGGCGGCGTGGTGAAGCTCGGGGATGCCCGCGTGTGCGCCACGTTGCAGGGCAAAGGAGGTCGTTACCAATTGGTCAATCATCCCCGGTTGATCACGCAGGTGGGGCAATGGGCGTTTGTGGAGTTGGACGCGCCGCGGGTGCGCGTGTACTTTCGGCCAGCGGCCGTGGCGGACTTGGAGCGGACCCAGTATCGGCGCGCAGCCCAGCGGTTGCTGCTGGTGAGCGGGCGGGAAGGCCACCCGGCAACGCAAATCACCGTGGCGGGGCTCGAGGTGTGCGGCTCGGGCGGGGTGGGCGTGGAGGTGACGGGCGCATCGCACGTGAACATTCAAGGCTGCATCGTGCATAACAACCAGCGGAACGGGATTTCGGTGCGGCGTTGCGAGGAGATACAGTTGCAGAATAACATTGTGGTGGCGAACGCGAACGGCGTGGGGGTGATTTCGAGCAAGAACGTCCTGGTCCAGCAGAATGAGATTGCGTTGAACCTGGTGGATGGCGTGGATATTGCCGGGAACGTCAGCGGCAAACCCGACGGGGAACCGGAATCGCAGGACATCACCGTCCGCCGCAATTACATCCATCACCACCTGTTGCTGGGGCATCCGGACAACCTGCAAACGTATCGGGGCGTACACCGGCTGGTCGTCGAGGATAACGTGCTGCTTTGGGGCGGCCAAGGCATCATGACGGAGGAGATTGACGGGAGCACCATCCGCAACAGCATCATCGTGGGCACCGCCGCCATCGCCGTCATCTTCGGCCATGGCAACTCGCATGATTGGACGATTGAACAATCCACCATCGGCCTGGGCGGGTATGGGGCGTTTTCCTTCACCGGCCATCAATATCGGCTCAACCGTTCCATCGTGTGGAATAACCCGCTGACGCTGGCCGAGACTTTGACGAGCCAGGAAAACCTGCTTTACCAGCAGGATGCCAAACTGCCCATCTATCTAGTCACCAAACCCAAATGGCGTTCCCTCTTCACCCCCGAGGAAGCCGCCGCGCTCGGGCGCGAGGCGCATTCCCGGCGCGCCAACCCACAATTCCGCGCCGCCCCACTCTTTCAGGCCGCCGTGCGCTGGGATGACGCCAACACCCGCTCTCGTCTGACCCTGCGAGCCCCGGCTAAGTTCGAGATCGGCGACCAGATTGAAATCAATGGGGATGGCCTCCTGCGCCGAGTCACCAAAGCCGATGAGAACGTCGTGCAATTTGAGCCGCCACTGCCCGCCGCGCCATTCCGGGACGCGCTGATCTGGAATTGGAAACAGGCCGCGACGACGACCCTGGACCTCCGCCCAACGCCGACCTCCCCTGCCCTGGCGATCGGACCCAGCCAGCAACCGTGCGGAGCCAATCTGGACATTCCGGCCTTCCAGCGCGGCGACTTCAACCAGACCGGCAAACGGGAACTCCCCGAACTGCCCTCGGACCTGAAACACGCGCTGCCCAACCCCAACGCCATCGTGCTGCCCCTGCACGGGAATTAA
- a CDS encoding peptidylprolyl isomerase — protein sequence MFAGFRQHQKWIWLAVIAVVIPSFVIFFSPDRYFSRNGGKEKGLKINNRDVTYDEYRDVMHEAKLRFFFRFGQWPDRSETARQFGWDDYNEANSRLFMLEKVREMNIHANPETLVELAESHLEALGARGMNPKAALDEFERVILKPNGLNKTDYERFLRNEVRILHLVAVAGTAGRLIPPEEAKTLYRRENEEVVTELVHFAATNYLEKVPMAAPDKLKEFYTNHMAEYRLNDRVQLAYVKFEVTNFMVEAEEQFNKLTNKDAIVESIYMKRGTNFYRENGQALDPDVAKVRIRKEIKDEQAMNAARKKAYDLATKLSEKADSGAKLKIEDLAQMAAADPFKLTLKTSAPFDREDGPADMKVLAKFTDVAFALAPEEPVNLNPIMGDDGVFLIALKAKFPSEVPPFEAVLAKVTKDYQQTEALAQARSYGRIFYNTLTNGLGQHKTFTEICLSGKQKPLILPAFSRSTRSVELLPQALNLNDIKRIAFSLTPKTASVFLPTYDGGIILYLRERILVDETKLMAELPKFSAGLRQSRQFEVANEWLGRQRQGMQSDLPEPRKDEQQPQRRR from the coding sequence ATGTTTGCAGGATTTAGACAACATCAGAAGTGGATTTGGCTGGCCGTCATCGCAGTGGTGATCCCCAGCTTTGTGATATTCTTTTCACCCGATCGCTATTTTTCGCGAAACGGGGGGAAAGAGAAAGGGCTGAAGATAAACAACCGGGACGTCACTTATGACGAATATCGGGACGTGATGCATGAGGCCAAACTGCGGTTCTTCTTCCGCTTTGGCCAATGGCCGGATCGCAGTGAGACCGCGCGCCAATTTGGCTGGGATGATTATAACGAAGCCAACTCCCGCCTGTTCATGCTGGAGAAGGTGCGGGAAATGAATATCCATGCCAACCCGGAAACACTGGTGGAGTTGGCGGAATCCCACTTGGAGGCCCTCGGTGCCCGCGGGATGAACCCCAAGGCGGCCTTGGATGAATTCGAACGGGTCATCCTCAAACCCAACGGCCTGAATAAGACGGATTACGAACGGTTTCTCCGCAACGAAGTCCGCATCCTCCACCTCGTCGCCGTGGCTGGCACCGCCGGACGCCTCATCCCGCCCGAGGAAGCCAAGACCCTGTACCGCCGCGAGAACGAGGAAGTGGTCACCGAACTCGTGCATTTCGCCGCGACCAATTACCTGGAGAAGGTACCCATGGCCGCGCCCGACAAGCTCAAGGAATTCTACACCAACCACATGGCCGAATACCGCCTGAACGACCGCGTGCAACTGGCCTATGTGAAGTTTGAGGTCACCAACTTCATGGTGGAAGCCGAAGAACAGTTCAACAAGCTGACCAACAAAGACGCCATCGTGGAATCCATCTACATGAAGCGCGGCACGAACTTCTACCGCGAGAATGGCCAGGCGCTGGATCCCGACGTGGCCAAAGTCCGCATCCGCAAGGAAATCAAGGACGAGCAGGCGATGAATGCCGCGCGCAAAAAGGCCTACGACCTGGCCACCAAGCTTTCCGAGAAAGCGGACAGTGGCGCCAAACTGAAAATTGAGGACTTGGCGCAAATGGCGGCGGCGGATCCATTCAAATTGACGTTAAAAACCTCGGCCCCGTTTGATCGCGAAGACGGCCCCGCCGACATGAAGGTCCTGGCCAAGTTCACCGACGTGGCTTTTGCACTCGCCCCGGAGGAACCGGTGAACCTGAACCCCATCATGGGTGACGACGGCGTTTTCCTGATCGCACTCAAGGCGAAATTCCCAAGCGAAGTGCCGCCCTTTGAGGCCGTGCTTGCCAAGGTCACCAAAGACTACCAGCAAACCGAAGCGCTGGCGCAAGCCCGCTCCTATGGCCGGATTTTCTACAACACACTGACCAACGGCCTGGGCCAACACAAGACGTTCACGGAAATCTGCCTGTCCGGAAAGCAAAAGCCGTTGATCCTGCCCGCCTTCTCCCGCAGCACGCGCTCCGTCGAACTGCTGCCACAAGCGTTGAATCTGAATGACATCAAACGCATCGCGTTCAGCCTCACGCCCAAGACGGCCAGCGTATTTCTCCCCACGTACGACGGCGGGATCATCCTTTACCTGCGCGAACGCATCCTCGTGGACGAAACCAAATTGATGGCCGAACTGCCCAAGTTCTCGGCCGGCCTGCGTCAAAGCCGGCAGTTTGAAGTGGCCAACGAATGGCTGGGACGTCAGCGCCAGGGCATGCAGTCAGACCTGCCGGAACCACGCAAGGACGAACAACAACCGCAGCGCCGTCGCTAA